A single region of the Etheostoma cragini isolate CJK2018 chromosome 3, CSU_Ecrag_1.0, whole genome shotgun sequence genome encodes:
- the lyrm9 gene encoding LYR motif-containing protein 9 — protein MLPLVGAELTPLQLYRHLLRCCRQLPTPAMQQHYRHAIRQGYISHSDEDDQERIQMIIQRAIADADWILDKYTRKK, from the exons ATGCTGCCTTTAGTTGGAGCTGAGTTGACACCATTGCAGCTCTACCGACATCTCCTCCGATGTTGCAGGCAGTTACCGACCCCAGCAATGCAGCAGCATTATCGACATGCCATAAGACAG GGTTACATCAGTCATTCAGATGAAGACGACCAAGAGAGGATACAAATGATAATCCAAAGAGCTATTGCAGATGCAGACTGGATTCTTGATAAA TACACCAGGAAGAAGTGA